Proteins encoded together in one Citromicrobium bathyomarinum window:
- a CDS encoding trimeric intracellular cation channel family protein yields the protein MPVTEAAVILTPVLDWLDLVGVAVFALSGALIAARERQTFVTMGFFALMTGVGGGTVRDLLIDAPVFWVRHPWYAAVCISMAAIVWNTPTRWWQGKLFDYADGVGLAAYSVLGAAKAMSYGLPPISATIMGIITGTVGGTIRDVIAGRPSILMRPELYVTAAALSATLCSFGMWLFDPHGLSDWVVWAIAAFAGLVLRSAAIRYNLGLPAFHEREMASDRETEIGAEAVAEAISPESDGIFFEEEALPQEEPPRT from the coding sequence GTGCCCGTAACTGAAGCCGCCGTGATCCTGACCCCCGTGCTCGACTGGCTGGATCTGGTCGGGGTCGCCGTGTTCGCGCTATCCGGCGCGCTGATCGCCGCGCGCGAGCGGCAGACTTTCGTGACGATGGGCTTCTTTGCGCTGATGACCGGCGTCGGGGGCGGCACCGTGCGCGATCTGCTGATCGACGCGCCGGTCTTCTGGGTTCGCCATCCGTGGTACGCGGCGGTGTGTATTTCGATGGCCGCGATCGTGTGGAACACGCCGACCCGCTGGTGGCAGGGCAAGCTGTTCGACTACGCCGACGGCGTCGGGCTGGCAGCCTATTCGGTGCTCGGCGCGGCCAAGGCGATGAGCTACGGCCTGCCGCCGATCTCGGCCACGATCATGGGGATCATCACCGGCACTGTGGGTGGGACCATTCGCGATGTGATCGCGGGCCGCCCGTCGATCCTAATGCGGCCCGAGCTTTACGTGACGGCAGCCGCCCTGTCGGCGACCTTGTGCAGCTTCGGGATGTGGCTGTTCGACCCGCACGGGCTGAGCGACTGGGTGGTCTGGGCCATTGCGGCGTTTGCCGGCCTGGTGCTGCGCAGCGCGGCGATCCGATACAACTTAGGCCTGCCCGCGTTCCACGAACGTGAAATGGCCAGCGACCGCGAGACCGAGATCGGCGCGGAAGCGGTGGCCGAGGCGATTTCGCCGGAGAGCGACGGGATTTTCTTCGAGGAGGAAGCCCTGCCCCAGGAAGAACCCCCCCGAACCTGA